The Podospora pseudopauciseta strain CBS 411.78 chromosome 7 map unlocalized CBS411.78m_7.2, whole genome shotgun sequence genome contains a region encoding:
- a CDS encoding uncharacterized protein (EggNog:ENOG502T2KK): MKASFSSVLAALAAFNTALALPTEASASNVAKAGLPEGLPDGIYIEKLADDGSVAFERVADVNITAPAEVASLHKRQGSFGPHCDYDRAGWLDSNNRQNAINALANGCGDGWFFNSPRAWSSVNGAVAYGCNYQGDRGTTCRRNEIHNFLGQTTSYCGTTTPGWFSFGQGTVSYGYTLPNVGFC, encoded by the exons ATGAAGGCCTCATTCTCCTCTGTTCTTGCTGCCTTGGCCGCTTTCAACACTGCCCTCGCTCTCCCCACCGAGGCCAGCGCCAGTAACGTGGCTAAGGCTGGGTTGCCTGAGGGACTTCCAGATGGTATCTACATCGAAAAGCTGGCCGATGATGGATCAGTCGCCTTTGAGCGTGTCGCAGATGTGAACATCACCGCGCCTGCCGAAGTGGCCTCGCTGCACAAGCGCCAGGGCAGTTTTGGCCCTCACTGCGACTACGACCGAGCCGGATGGCTTGATTCCAATAACCGCCAGAACGCTATCAACGCGCTCGCCAACGGTTGTGGCGACGGTTGGTTTTTCAACTCACCGAGGGCTTGGTCGA GCGTGAATGGTGCCGTCGCATATGGCTGCAACTACCAGGGAGACAGAGGAACGACCTGCCGCCGCAATGAGATCCACAACTTTCTCGGTCAAACTACTAGCTACTGCGGCACCACGACTCCAGGCTGGTTCTCGTTTGGCCAGGGGACAGTGAGCTACGGCTACACCCTCCCCAATGTCGGTTTCTGCTAA
- a CDS encoding uncharacterized protein (EggNog:ENOG503PYPJ): MSGHSAANMTRLFVSVLALFLASTLANKISTPRRAGCSSFTTRYSTVTEHFPTATITETDDGHSPPTTMETTSLPDSCTFTGTQTFYSSSGCDLTCSTGFCIIDAAATRSCGCSRVEIETVTTTVCPTRTPCYQCYTGWGTFFYDLPCPTSVPVPTGDGV; this comes from the exons ATGTCTGGTCATTCCG CAGCTAACATGACCCGTCTTTTTGTCTCTGTACTTGCGCTCTTTCTCGCCAG CACCCTCGCAAATAAAATCTCCACACCCCGTAGGGCCGGCTGCTCCTCATTCACCACCCGCTACAGCACCGTAACCGAGCACTTCccaaccgccaccatcaccgaaaCAGACGACGGACACTCCCCGCCAACCACAATGGAGACGACCAGCCTACCTGACTCCTGCACATTCACCGGCACCCAGACTTTCTACTCCAGCAGCGGGTGCGATCTAACCTGCTCGACTGGCTTTTGTATCATTGATG CTGCCGCCACCAGGTCATGCGGCTGTTCGAGGGTCGAGATTGAAACAGTGACGACGACGGTGTGCCCGACCAGGACGCCTTGCTATCAGTGTTATACCGGGTGGGGGACGTTCTTTTATGATTTGCCTTGTCCTACTTCTGTGCCGGTACCTACTGGCGATGGGGTGTAA
- a CDS encoding uncharacterized protein (EggNog:ENOG503P5DU) translates to MLFKRGSSQMDEGHWGTSIPNSRAAEKSKAAVKIDRRRREGLRGKKASQRQARQLDGWELNSRGECGLPAKGGLDLFINLMRPQVDMLWPVQDLLPSAAWAAEFKSDIAKTPQLLLPHDMSFNTTSLLNTNGVDESGSQHLPPSGLGIYDQRAFPMRSGSIGNSATFLAADEQTGLNRSSPYVSVSHYSHPQSQPTDPRTNWHQSTTANLLSEQGLSNPSYWQQSGEPAAVTSFVSSQGGDHWDQETRFGANAVMMEYNQSHHYTLGHNTLPQTDHGLGHGLPLQDLPFSAPSAMSEDDDFDYLSNPFPNMLYDSSSGSFSSTGASDMFEAMALRDSSEPLRSPWPASKEHLGNKTLPCIRPASPHQADAWIWNPNSVQNHLPMFQSCACDSDLPHASSSESIRTSFLADSSSTATSSYPMEIAEQHRPSKGRKTLPDRPVPRLLAAAVLKSNDKPATPQGSKSRRSKSSAEPMSPSVRKTSKLAAKPRHPAALPALTPNPRTRSQSSPGPSPSVYEAGEEVTEAELADRKAKDEFLIASRQKGMTYKQIRQEGGYTEAESTLRGRYRALTKSREERVRKPEWSEMDLILLERGVRELSPPTSNRDTNSEGPQSTKVPWKRVAEYIVQNGGSYHFGNSTCRKKWDELVREQTALGKDPRVPFFEQNTRVMRAAFGDMLRGQGGGCRYGRE, encoded by the exons AGAAGGCCAGCCAAAGACAAGCAAGACAGTTGGATGGTTGGGAGTTGAACAGCAGAGGCGAGTGCGGTCTGCCGGCGAAGGGCGGCCTCGACTTGTTTATCAACTTGATGAGACCCCAGGTAGATATGCTCTGGCCTGTACAGGACCTTCTTCCTTCTGCAGCTTGGGCAGCAGAATTCAAGTCAGACATCGCTAAAACACCACAGCTCCTCCTGCCCCACGACATGTCTTTCAACACGACCTCGCTGCTCAACACCAACGGGGTCGATGAGAGTGGATCCCAGCACTTGCCACCTTCTGGCCTTGGGATTTACGATCAGAGAGCTTTTCCGATGCGATCAGGCAGCATAGGAAACAGTGCAACTTTTCTG GCAGCAGACGAACAGACTGGTTTGAATCGCTCTTCACCTTATGTTTCAGTTTCACATTATTCCCACCCTCAGTCTCAGCCAACAGATCCGAGGACAAACTGGCATCAGTCGACCACCGCAAACCTTCTTTCTGAACAGGgcctctccaacccctcctaTTGGCAACAGAGCGGTGAACCGGCCGCGGTAACTTCGTTTGTCTCTTCTCAGGGTGGAGACCACTGGGATCAAGAGACCAGGTTCGGAGCCAACGCTGTGATGATGGAGTACAATCAGAGCCATCACTACACCTTGGGCCACAACACGCTCCCACAAACGGACCATGGGCTGGGTCATGGACTTCCTCTGCAAGACCTCCCATTCTCTGCTCCAAGTGCGATGTCGGAGGATGATGACTTCGACTATCTCAGCAACCCATTTCCAAATATGCTTTACGATTCCTCCAGCGGCAGCTTCTCGTCAACTGGCGCGTCAGACATGTTTGAAGCCATGGCTCTGAGAGACAGCAGCGAACCTCTTCGATCCCCCTGGCCAGCGTCGAAAGAGCACCTCGGGAACAAGACGCTTCCGTGCATCAGACCTGCTTCTCCACACCAAGCCGATGCTTGGATCTGGAACCCGAACTCGGTACAAAATCATCTGCCCATGTTTCAATCCTGTGCCTGCGACTCTGATCTTCCCCATGCCTCATCGTCCGAGTCCATCCGAACGAGCTTTCTGGCGGACTCGTCCTCTACTGCTACGTCCTCTTATCCCATGGAAATCGCCGAGCAACACCGCCCGTCCAAAGGACGCAAGACTCTACCTGATCGACCGGTGCCACGCCTACTGGCAGCTGCCGTGCTCAAGAGCAATGACAAGCCGGCCACCCCTCAAGGAAGCAAGTCTCGCCGGTCAAAGAGCTCAGCCGAGCCCATGTCACCTTCAGTCAGAAAGACCAGCAAGCTGGCCGCCAAACCGAGACATCCCGCAGCTCTGCCAGCCTTGACACCGAACCCTCGCACTCGTTCTCAATCTTCGCCAGGTCCGAGTCCATCCGTGTACGAAGCCGGCGAAGAAGTGACCGAGGCCGAGTTGGCCGATCGCAAGGCCAAGGACGAGTTCCTTATCGCCAGCCGGCAAAAGGGAATGACGTACAAGCAGATCCGGCAGGAGGGTGGCTACACTGAGGCCGAGTCGACTCTTCGAGGCCGGTATCGTGCTCTGACCAAGAgtagggaggagagggtgaggaagcCGGAGTGGTCCGAGATGGAT TTGATCCTTCTCGAGCGAGGTGTCCGCGAGCTATCACCCCCTACCTCGAATCGTGACACTAATTCGGAGGGTCCACAGTCGACCAAGGTTCCGTGGAAGAGGGTGGCCGAGTATATTGTCCAGAACGGGGGCAGCTATCACTTTGGTAATTCGACTTGCCGTAAGAAGTGGGATgagttggtgagggagcaGACGGCGCTGGGCAAGGATCCCAGGGTGCCGTTCTTTGAGCAGAATACCAGAGTCATGAGAGCGGCTTTTGGGGACATGCTGCGGGGGcaaggaggtggttgtcggTATGGTCGTGAGTGA
- a CDS encoding uncharacterized protein (COG:I; EggNog:ENOG503P3JZ), protein MGLLPLHHTRHHSTPTSKAPRSSRTSSPSTRRRSGIILQRIACLLITVAIVGLWCARDLVYDSYTLAALPLLKWRQSASSFYLSVENDGFDVTFESYDVNQTSTRGEEGYEDRVPGILHHIALGPQENQKEGWQEARERCVELHPGWEAMLWTDEKADELVREHYPEMLGLWEGEDGYRYGIQRVDALRYMVLYRYGGVILDMDLQCKRALGPLRRFDFVAPAANPTGFSIGFMMAEKGNEFVGELVANLKRYNRHWLGLPYPTVMFSTGCHYASTIHAFFRGDRSKLKILGGTKDNKKLHMLSGPVNTPLFKHLGSSSWHSYDAAMIVNLGKSVGGSRWRLPIMFLLACGLFFLVIRRIRRRRRVTSLKV, encoded by the exons ATgggcctccttcctctccaccacaccCGCCACCACTCCACCCCTACTTCCAAAGCTCCTCGGTCCTCccgcacctcctccccttccacgcGGCGACGGTCGGGTATCATCCTCCAGAGGATAGCCTGCTTGCTTATCACTGTTGCGATAGTAGGGCTTTGGTGCGCAAGGGATCTGGTGTATGACTCGTACACGCTTGCTGCGCTGCCGCTGTTGAAATGGAGGCAGAGTGCCTCGAGTTTCTATCTTTCGGTGGAGAATGATGGGTTTGATGTAACGTTTGAGTCGTATGATGTTAATCAGACGTCGACcaggggagaggaaggataTGAGGATAGGGTGCCGGGTATATTGCACCATATTGCCTTGGGGCCACAGGAGAATCAAAAGGAGGGGTGgcaggaggcgagggagaggtgtGTGGAGTTGCATCCTGGGTGGGAGGCCATGTTGTGGACGGATGAGAAGGCTGATGAGCTGGTGAGAGAGCACTACCCTGAGATGCTGGGGctgtgggagggggaagacgGGTACAGATATGGTATTCAGAGGGTGGATGCGCTGAGGTATATGGTTTTGTATCGATATGGGG GTGTCATCTTGGATATGGACCTCCAATGCAAGCGCGCCCTCGGCCCTCTCCGCCGCTTCGACTTTGTCGCTCCCGCCGCAAACCCAACTGGCTTCTCGATCGGTTTCATGATGGCTGAGAAGGGCAACGAGTTTGTCGGAGAGCTGGTTGCCAACCTGAAGAGGTACAACAGGCACTGGCTCGGACTTCCCTATCCAACAGTCATGTTCTCGACTGGGTGTCACTACGCCTCCACTATTCATGCCTTCTTCCGCGGTGATCGCAGTAAGTTGAAGATCTTGGGCGGTACCAAGGACAACAAAAAGCTGCATATGCTGAGCGGACCTGTCAACACGCCCCTATTCAAGCATCTTGGAAGCTCGAGCTGGCACTCATATGATGCCGCTATGATTGTGAATTTGGGAAAGTCGGTGGGTGGATCACGGTGGAGGCTGCCCATTATGTTTCTGCTTGCTTGTGGGCTGTTTTTCTTGGTTATTAGGAGaatcaggaggaggaggagggtcaCGAGTCTGAAGGTGTAA
- a CDS encoding uncharacterized protein (COG:M; EggNog:ENOG503NYFD) has product MQKLAGKPAQLLGMIPRRASRWLVRLAVLAVIVPLILQWLVAYVVGSDARILPPELLLARNLLLVTAHPDDECLFFSPSILGVLDRNKRVTGGLLVMSTGNNYGKGDTRKTELAGSCEALGISADRCVALDHPDLQDNPREWWNTELIEGFVHEHVRKWDIDAIITFDEGGVSGHINHRAVSAAVSHYTATNPQSPIAYTLTTTSLLRKYTILGDLPYTVLPFLWRIIEALSYPAITAEVREGGTALVANTWHRYLLTRRAFAQHDSQYSWDRHLYMILSRYVWFNDLKRLPHTAADEAFRTAVKT; this is encoded by the exons atGCAGAAGCTGGCCGGGAAGCCTGCGCAACTGCTCGGCATGATCCCTCGTCGGGCTTCGCGCTGGCTTGTTCGGCTTGCCGTGCTCGCAGTGATTGTGCCGCTAATTCTCCAGTGGCTGGTCGCCTATGTCGTCGGGAGCGATGCCCGAATTCTTCCACCcgagcttcttctcgccAGAAACCTCCTGCTCGTGACAGCCCACCCCGACGACGAGTGCCTATTCTTCTCTCCTAGCATTCTCGGAGTTCTTGATCGGAACAAGCGGGTGACTGGTGGATTGCTGGTCATGTCCACAG GCAACAACTACGGCAAAGGAGACACCAGGAAAACTGAGCTCGCCGGCTCGTGTGAAGCACTCGGCATCTCGGCGGATCGCTGCGTTGCCCTTGACCATCCTGACCTCCAAGATAACCCCAGAGAGTGGTGGAACACTGAGCTCATCGAAGGGTTTGTGCATGAGCACGTGAGGAAATGGGACATTGATGCT ATCATCACATTCGACGAAGGTGGAGTGAGCGGACACATAAACCACAGAGCGGTCAGCGCCGCCGTCAG TCACTACACTGCGACGAATCCCCAGTCGCCCATCGCGTACACGCTGACGACCACCTCTTTACTCCGAAAATACACCATCCTGGGCGACCTCCCCTACACAGTGCTGCCCTTTTTGTGGCGCATTATCGAGGCGCTATCCTACCCCGCCATCACAGCTGAAGTCCGTGAAGGCGGCACGGCCTTGGTTGCGAATACTTGGCACCGATATCTCTTGACCCGTCGTGCTTTTGCCCAGCACGACAGCCAGTACAGCTGGGATCGGCATTTGTACATGATTCTGAGCCGATATGTCTGGTTCAATGATCTGAAGAGGCTTCCCCACACGGCTGCTGACGAAGCATTCAGGACAGCCGTCAAGACCTAG
- the APA2 gene encoding bifunctional AP-4-A phosphorylase/ADP sulfurylase (COG:F; EggNog:ENOG503NYMG), whose translation MATTPSNKMLPKPHLPPNLPSLVATAFSRSVATKTVNFYPTSVTLLTINSIPFQLRYSPSLASKPKPPSVTTPKLFFNPFASPTQEMLITPFGTSPPSHNLVLNKFAVVPEHFILSTSAFKPQTHLLEADDLAAAYACIDAYARHNKELFVFFNSGDHSGASQPHRHLQLLPVENMKEGLEGGWDVLAKGLTDPNTRGKLPFEVFARDIKGLGGDGEELRRVYLELYNQACEAVLGVAEDIKHEGEAQISYNLAMTNNTMAVVPRLTEGGVVKDKDGQEVGNLALNGTVLAGTALVRSEMEWNALREDPDQVNQVLGRIGVPNRAKM comes from the exons atggcgaccaccccctccaacaaaatGCTCCCAAAGCCCCATCTcccacccaacctcccctcccttgtCGCAACCGCCTTCTCCCGCTCCGTCGCCACCAAAACCGTCAACTTCTACCCCACCTCCGTCACCCTTCTAACCATCAACTCCATTCCT TTCCAACTCCGCTACTCGCCCTCCCTAGCctcaaaacccaaaccccccagcGTCACAACCCCCAAGCTCTTTTTCAACCCCTTCGCCTCCCCCACACAAGAAATGCTCATCACCCCTTTCGGAACGAGCCCCCCATCGCACAACCTAGTCCTCAACAAATTCGCCGTCGTCCCCGAGCacttcatcctctccacctcagcCTTCAAACCCCAAACTCACCTCCTCGAAGCAGACGACTTGGCAGCTGCCTACGCGTGTATTGATGCGTACGCCCGGCACAACAAAGAGTTGTTCGTCTTCTTTAACTCAGGAGACCATAGCGGGGCGAGCCAGCCCCATCGCCATCTGCAGTTGCTCCCGGTGGAGAACatgaaggaggggttggaggggggatgggatgttCTTGCTAAGGGATTGACAGACCCAAACACAAGGGGGAAGTTACCGTTTGAGGTTTTTGCTAGGGATATTAaagggttgggtggtgatggagaggaaCTGAGGAGGGTGTATCTGGAGTTGTACAACCAAGCCTGTGAAGCAGTGTTGGGAGTAGCGGAGGATATTAAACACGAGGGCGAAGCGCAGATAAGTTACAACCTCGCCATGACAAACAACAcaatggcggtggtgccgcGGTTGacagagggaggggtggttaaGGATAAAGACGGGCAAGAGGTGGGAAACCTAGCGCTCAACGGGACTGTCCTCGCGGGGACGGCGCTGGTAAGGTCAGAGATGGAGTGGAATGCCCTGAGAGAGGATCCAGACCAAGTCAACCAAGTGTTGGGGAGGATAGGTGTGCCCAACCGGGCCAAGATGTAA
- a CDS encoding uncharacterized protein (COG:S; EggNog:ENOG503NXUP) has translation MALDKIQAQSFTILHPAQGETSNGSPVADIILVHGLQGHSKRTWLYTSRTQDQRRDSSSRKRWKGALGELMSPKSGSSASVGNAGPSVTPSSVDDGVYWPGDLLPPDCPNARIMVWGYDTVISKGYAPTDKSSLFGHAKNLLYALNRIRPQDRKIVFVAHSLGGLIVKEMLRRSQPDEDSHIQNIIQSTAAVIFLGTPHRGSHEFARLGDMVRKVASTILRVDSNETIIRALGLDSPELELSRESFLQWRTYGFLVKTFQESQALSGAPLGLLNGKVLGEIQRGINSASVKSNLNISEEEKECLGSLYYEAMFSRQRTIKNAIPKTCEWFYRSSVFQTWSSRKRASTDLGLLWLKGKPGAGKSTVMKYALAQLECVEGSRSNVASFYFNARGNAMEKSPLGLLRSVLHQLCLQDCQILATFSQTYQRRQSCDGGSYLPWSELELESFFEKVFKESSTRRTFIFIDALDECSKESVREAVYFIDGLHKPHWKAKHYPAIRTPNCPEVVVEAHNDSDISTYIRDKLRFIPASESNEAHAIQAFLEEMASGVFLWVVLVVELVVRDINSGQPISKVAKRVKGVPKDMEDLYHQLFRSLTPYELTFSVPLIQRVLLHKDYLPRTGNDAPPKIPRTRADGGIRFLHLAVRLSSISGAPTRQNLSDWGYIHPAAPPPTDRILRLINSTSRGLIEYTADGRVQFVHETVREFFLTGPGFGLLDSSLQQNPLGRGYMALVTGCLNALDLPEHSELTTTVKIIHLHTLWALDD, from the exons ATGGCCCTTGACAAAATTCAAGCTCAAAGTTTCACAATCCTACACCCTGCACAAGGAGAGACGAGTAACGGCAGCCCTGTAGCAGA CATCATACTTGTTCATGGCCTTCAAGGTCACTCAAAACGAACCTGGTTATATACGTCGAGGACCCAAGATCAGCGGCGCGATAGCTCGTCGCGGAAACGCTGGAAAGGAGCACTTGGTGAGCTTATGAGTCCGAAATCTGGTAGCTCCGCCTCCGTTGGCAATGCGGGGCCATCAGTCACACCATCGTCTGTTGACGATGGTGTGTATTGGCCAGGGGATTTGCTCCCGCCAGACTGCCCGAATGCAAGAATCATGGTGTGGGGTTACGATACAGTTATCAGCAAAGGCTATGCACCAACCGACAAGTCCAGTTTGTTTGGACATGCGAAAAACCTCCTTTATGCCCTCAACCGAATAAGACCTCAAGACCGAAAGATCGTGTTCGTCGCGCATTCACTGGGAGGCTTGATTGTCAAAGAAATGTTGCGACGATCGCAGCCCGACGAAGATTCGCACATTCAGAATATCATCCAGTCGACAGCAGCTGTGATATTCCTAGGCACACCGCATAGAGGTAGTCATGAATTTGCACGACTTGGAGACATGGTCAGAAAGGTCGCCAGCACCATCCTAAGAGTGGACAGTAACGAGACAATTATTCGAGCTCTGGGCCTTGATTCACCAGAGTTAGAACTCTCCCGGGAGTCATTTCTCCAATGGCGCACATATGGGTTTCTGGTCAAAACCTTTCAGGAAAGCCAAGCCTTGTCGGGTGCACCCCTCGGTCTTTTGAATGGAAAG GTGCTGGGAGAAATCCAAAGGGGGATAAATTCCGCCAGTGTCAAGTCGAATTTGAACATatctgaggaggagaaa GAGTGTTTGGGCAGTCTCTACTATGAAGCAATGTTTAGCAGACAACGGACGATCAAGAATGCCATACCAAAAACATGCGAGTGGTTTTACCGTTCCAGTGTTTTCCAAACTTGGTCCTCGAGAAAGAGAGCTTCAACCGACCTCGGGCTTCTGTGGTTGAAAGGAAAGCCAGGAGCTGGAAAATCCACGGTGATGAAATACGCACTTGCTCAGCTGGAATGTGTTGAGGGGAGTCGCAGCAATGTTGCGAGCTTCTACTTCAATGCTCGTGGGAATGCCATGGAAAAGTCGCCTCTTGGTCTCCTTCGGTCAGTCCTCCACCAACTATGCCTCCAGGACTGTCAAATCTTGGCCACATTCTCCCAGACCTACCAGAGAAGGCAGAGTTGCGATGGTGGCAGTTATCTTCCATGGTCagagctggagctggagagctTTTTTGAGAAAGTATTCAAAGAAAGCAGTACCCGGCGCACGTTCATCTTCATTGATGCTCTTGATGAGTGCAGCAAAGAAAGCGTACGCGAAGCCGTCTACTTCATTGACGGCTTGCACAAACCGCATTGGAAGGCGAA ACATTATCCGGCCATCAGGACCCCCAACTGCCCAGAAGTGGTTGTCGAGGCGCACAATGACTCTGATATCTCAACATACATCCGAGACAAGCTGCGTTTTATCCCCGCTAGCGAGAGCAACGAAGCACATGCGATCCAAGCGTTCCTGGAGGAAATGGCGTCAGGTGTTTTTCTCTGGGTcgttttggtggtggagcttGTTGTGCGAGATATCAATTCCGGACAACCCATAAGCAAAGTGGCCAAGAGAGTGAAGGGTGTACCGAAAGACATGGAGGACTTATACCACCAACTCTTCCGCAGCCTCACCCCTTACGAGCTTACATTCTCCGTGCCCCTCATTCAACGGGTCCTACTTCATAAGGACTACTTGCCACGAACCGGAAACG ACGCCCCTCCTAAGATTCCCAGAACCCGAGCTGACGGAGGAATTCGATTTCTTCATCTGGCGGTCCGATTGTCCAGCATCAGCGGAGCTCCAACCAGGCAAAATTTGTCAGATTGGGGATACATTCACCCTGCCGCTCCACCACCTACAGATCGAATCCTCAGGCTTATCAACAGCACGTCGCGCGGTTTGATTGAGTACACTGCCGACGGCCGTGTACAGTTTGTTCACGAAACAGTCAGGGAGTTCTTCCTTACAGGCCCGGGCTTCGGACTGCTCGACAGCTCGCTGCAGCAAAACCCCCTAGGCCGTGGATATATGGCGCTTGTCACAGGTTGCCTCAACGCACTCGACCTGCCTGAACACTCtgagctcaccaccacagtcaAAATAATTCACTTACACACTCTCTGGGCTCTTGATGATTAA
- a CDS encoding uncharacterized protein (EggNog:ENOG503PQWY) — protein MNRVILRPIQRSFMARTGCMPPLLPPIRPVSGVSTKRSMTFVTRKPGSTYIPKFRPGDNKLTTLIGAIFVLGGIYVFQSGRVFPNGDVAEKYLPKDVGNHRQGTVNKDYKAYNAWVTEGKKSSSVGKS, from the exons ATGAACCGTGTCATCCTCCGCCCAATTCAACGCAGCTTCATGGCCCGTACCGGCTGCATGCCTCCGCTGCTTCCTCCTATCCGTCCTGTTTCTGGCGTTTCCACCAAGAGAAGCATGACCTTTGTCACTCGTAAACCAGGCTCAACCTACATTCCCAAATTCAGACCTGGAGATAACAA ACTGACAACTCTAATCGGCGCCATCTTCGTGCTTGGCGGTATCTACGTCTTTCAGTCTGGACGTGTCTTTCCCAATGGGGATGTAGCGGAGAAGTACCTGCCAAAGGATGTTGGGAACCATCGACAGGGAACGGTGAACAAGGACTACAAGGCTTACAATGCTTGGGTCACTGAAGGGAAGAAGTCATCATCTGTTGGCAAAAGCTGA